In Paenarthrobacter sp. GOM3, a single window of DNA contains:
- a CDS encoding DUF4166 domain-containing protein encodes MNGPIYQLALGEDFKRLAPELQEYFSLSAGSGTYGIGEGTFDVVGCRQKWLRPLLALTGSEQAFFPEYGEGIRFRIENHAHVDPFGRPALTARREIYFPSGTRLFHDTTSAIPASGEQGAPGVEARLVDHVGRYRRLVTDLEVGVTPEGRLRGVSKASRLLLGPLRIPLPAALDARAYAEQWWDGTEGKHRIQVKVIQPQIGLVLVYAGRFDYRLAPYLPGTAPGTTLPRYAEPDRWEERI; translated from the coding sequence ATGAACGGACCCATCTACCAACTCGCCCTCGGTGAGGACTTCAAGAGGCTGGCGCCAGAGCTTCAGGAGTATTTTTCGCTTTCGGCCGGTTCAGGTACGTATGGCATAGGCGAGGGGACCTTCGATGTTGTGGGTTGCCGGCAAAAGTGGTTGCGGCCCCTGCTCGCGTTGACCGGAAGCGAGCAGGCCTTCTTCCCCGAGTACGGCGAAGGCATACGGTTCCGGATCGAAAACCATGCCCATGTTGATCCATTCGGGCGCCCGGCATTGACGGCCCGCCGGGAGATCTACTTCCCGTCCGGAACGAGGCTTTTCCATGACACGACCAGCGCCATTCCGGCGTCCGGCGAGCAAGGGGCACCTGGGGTGGAAGCCCGCTTGGTGGACCATGTAGGGCGGTATCGCCGGCTGGTCACGGACCTGGAAGTGGGTGTCACTCCGGAGGGCCGGCTACGTGGAGTGTCCAAAGCCAGCCGGCTCCTGCTGGGGCCGCTGCGTATACCGTTGCCTGCGGCCCTGGACGCCCGGGCCTACGCCGAACAATGGTGGGACGGCACCGAAGGCAAGCATCGGATCCAGGTCAAGGTCATCCAGCCGCAGATCGGTCTGGTCCTGGTGTATGCCGGGCGGTTCGATTACCGCCTGGCACCCTATCTGCCCGGCACGGCACCCGGCACAACGCTCCCGCGGTACGCCGAACCGGACCGCTGGGAGGAACGGATCTAG
- a CDS encoding chorismate mutase translates to MTEYNNALPDDADSFNPAASSLAGQVDRAVMDELLSIRSSIDNIDATLVFLLAERFKATQKVGVLKATHKLPAGDPGRESAQIARLRRLAEDAHLDPAFAEKFLNFIISEVIRHHEAIAEDHQISSQQA, encoded by the coding sequence ATGACCGAGTACAACAATGCCCTTCCCGATGACGCCGATTCCTTCAACCCGGCAGCGAGTTCCCTGGCCGGCCAGGTGGACCGCGCCGTCATGGATGAGCTGCTGTCCATCCGGTCCAGCATCGACAACATCGACGCCACCCTGGTTTTCCTGCTCGCGGAGCGCTTCAAGGCCACCCAGAAGGTAGGAGTCCTCAAGGCCACCCATAAGCTTCCTGCCGGGGATCCGGGCCGGGAATCTGCCCAGATCGCACGGCTGCGCCGGCTCGCCGAGGACGCGCACCTTGACCCCGCCTTCGCGGAGAAGTTCCTGAATTTCATCATCAGCGAAGTGATCCGCCACCATGAGGCCATTGCCGAGGATCACCAGATCTCCAGCCAGCAGGCTTGA
- a CDS encoding DUF58 domain-containing protein, translated as MAITGRFVLLALLGLVPLVVFPAWSTVLLVSLGLLLLLVLDLIVAVSPAKLGLERRQPGNVTLEGQVESVVMVSNPTRRKLRAHLRDAWQPSAGAINPVQSITVPSGERRRLTVALVPHRRGDLESPHLTIRSMGPLGLAARQRTRSLPGRLRVLPPFHSKRHLPSKLRKLRELDGKAAVQIRGAGTEFDSLRDYVRGDDVRSIDWRATARRTSVVVRTWRPERDRRVVVVLDTSRTAAARINDEPRLDTGIEAALLLAVLAERGGDRVDFLAYDRRLRARVESASKGNLLGQLVQAMAPLEAELIELDWQQIPGQVRAVSAHRSLVVLLTALDGGAPEEGLLPTVAQLSRQHAVVVASVRDPLLSGMKEQRTTASQVFRAAAAERALLERAAVTAQLRQLGAEVVDADPLDVPPLLADTYIRLKAAGRL; from the coding sequence GTGGCGATCACAGGACGTTTCGTGCTCCTGGCCTTGCTGGGATTGGTTCCCTTGGTGGTGTTTCCGGCATGGAGCACCGTTCTGCTTGTCAGCCTGGGACTCCTGCTTCTGTTGGTCCTTGACCTCATCGTGGCGGTGTCTCCGGCCAAACTGGGCTTGGAACGACGACAACCCGGCAACGTGACGCTTGAGGGCCAAGTGGAATCCGTTGTGATGGTGTCCAATCCCACGCGCCGTAAGCTGCGGGCCCATCTCCGTGATGCATGGCAGCCGTCAGCTGGAGCCATCAATCCTGTCCAGAGCATCACGGTCCCGTCCGGTGAGCGGCGCCGCCTGACCGTGGCCCTCGTCCCCCACCGCCGCGGGGATTTGGAAAGCCCGCACCTGACCATTCGCTCAATGGGGCCCTTGGGCCTGGCCGCCCGGCAGCGCACGCGCTCGCTCCCTGGCCGGCTACGGGTTCTGCCGCCCTTCCATTCAAAACGGCATCTGCCTTCCAAGCTCAGGAAGCTCAGGGAACTGGACGGCAAGGCGGCCGTGCAGATCCGCGGCGCCGGAACGGAGTTCGATTCCCTCCGGGACTACGTCCGTGGAGACGACGTCCGGTCCATCGACTGGCGCGCCACGGCGCGTCGGACGTCCGTAGTGGTGCGGACCTGGCGCCCGGAGCGGGACCGGCGCGTCGTCGTCGTCCTCGATACCTCACGCACTGCTGCGGCCAGGATCAACGATGAGCCCCGCCTCGATACCGGCATCGAAGCCGCGTTGTTACTGGCTGTGCTCGCCGAGCGGGGCGGAGACCGGGTGGACTTCCTCGCCTACGACCGCAGGTTGCGCGCCCGCGTCGAATCGGCGTCGAAGGGCAATCTGCTGGGACAGTTGGTCCAGGCCATGGCCCCGTTGGAAGCGGAATTGATCGAACTGGACTGGCAGCAGATACCGGGCCAAGTGCGGGCCGTCTCGGCGCACCGCTCCCTGGTGGTTTTGTTGACGGCGCTCGACGGCGGTGCCCCCGAAGAGGGACTCCTCCCCACCGTTGCGCAGTTGTCGCGTCAACACGCGGTAGTGGTTGCCTCAGTGCGGGACCCCCTTCTCAGCGGCATGAAAGAACAACGGACCACGGCCAGCCAGGTCTTCCGTGCGGCCGCCGCTGAGCGCGCGCTGTTGGAACGGGCCGCCGTTACGGCCCAACTGCGACAGTTGGGAGCCGAGGTAGTGGACGCCGACCCCCTCGACGTTCCGCCGCTCCTCGCTGACACCTATATCCGGCTGAAAGCCGCCGGACGGCTCTAG
- a CDS encoding DUF4350 domain-containing protein, whose protein sequence is MTTIPQERTQDSDGPAPADGSSRRAFPDWFRKNLAWIAIGALLAGLVAYLAISSVTGNADKRPLSARNPAPDGAMATAEILGRHGVSVTPTDTLEETKAALSANPEATVLLYDPRGFLDQDQVQDVAAAADRLVLVKPRLRSLSGLGPDFRPGGVVPEATTVIEPRCDQEDATAAGKISPQGPVFWGPVVCYPIRDGGPGVYAASADGRVVVIGSTEVLDNGHLASEGNAALALRTLGNNPELVWYMPGIEDIAASDSKPTLNELAPRWLAFAGPWLGLVAVLAIAWRGRRMGPLVFEPLPVVVKAAETAEGRARLYQDSRAVGRAADNLRAGTLTRLARHFNLGADATTEAILDACSHRLGRPAPEIRSVLIDAMPANEGQLVQWAQQIERIEEEATAR, encoded by the coding sequence ATGACGACAATCCCGCAGGAACGCACACAAGATTCGGATGGACCGGCACCGGCCGATGGCTCCTCCAGGCGAGCCTTCCCGGACTGGTTCCGTAAAAACCTGGCATGGATCGCCATTGGTGCCCTCCTCGCCGGCTTGGTGGCCTATCTCGCCATTTCCAGTGTCACCGGAAACGCCGATAAGCGCCCACTGTCCGCCCGGAATCCGGCCCCGGATGGCGCCATGGCAACGGCAGAGATCCTGGGACGCCATGGCGTTTCCGTCACTCCGACGGACACGTTGGAGGAGACCAAGGCTGCGTTGTCGGCAAACCCCGAAGCCACGGTGCTTCTCTACGATCCACGTGGCTTCCTCGACCAGGACCAAGTACAGGACGTAGCCGCTGCGGCGGACCGGTTGGTGCTGGTCAAGCCAAGGTTGCGGAGCCTCAGCGGACTGGGGCCGGACTTTCGCCCGGGTGGCGTCGTTCCTGAAGCAACCACGGTGATCGAACCGCGTTGCGACCAGGAGGACGCCACGGCGGCCGGCAAAATTTCCCCGCAAGGACCTGTCTTTTGGGGGCCTGTAGTGTGCTACCCCATCCGGGACGGCGGACCGGGAGTGTATGCCGCATCAGCCGACGGACGCGTGGTGGTGATCGGCAGCACCGAGGTATTGGACAACGGACACCTTGCATCCGAGGGCAACGCCGCCCTGGCACTGCGGACCTTGGGGAACAACCCTGAGCTTGTCTGGTACATGCCCGGCATCGAAGATATTGCTGCATCCGATTCAAAGCCCACCCTGAACGAGCTGGCACCACGTTGGCTGGCATTCGCCGGCCCCTGGCTTGGCCTCGTGGCCGTCCTGGCCATTGCCTGGCGGGGACGGCGCATGGGTCCGCTGGTGTTCGAACCCCTTCCCGTGGTGGTCAAGGCAGCAGAAACAGCAGAGGGCAGGGCCAGGCTGTACCAGGACTCCCGGGCTGTAGGGCGCGCGGCGGACAATCTTCGGGCAGGAACCCTCACTCGCTTGGCCCGCCATTTCAACCTCGGGGCTGACGCCACCACCGAAGCTATCCTGGACGCCTGCTCCCACCGATTGGGGAGGCCGGCTCCCGAAATACGGTCAGTCCTGATCGACGCCATGCCCGCAAACGAAGGCCAACTGGTGCAGTGGGCCCAACAAATCGAACGAATCGAAGAGGAGGCAACCGCCCGATGA
- a CDS encoding DUF7847 domain-containing protein: MSQPQHGQDGVPGNQPAWGNQPPPGNQPAWGNQPAWGNQPQWGGPPTWAAPQAGGQGQPGQPTPGWPPGAPYGQPVYVAPPKPGVIPLRPLQFGEILDGSFQTIRRNAAAMFGSALIVQAIGAVLAGAVTVGMVQMTSSLETVNSEEEFLEAMGPVFAVMAGALGISVLIGFLGSVLQGVLVVPVARSVLNRRTGFKQMWVLAGRRIWPLLGVAALLTVGGLLAVAAVAGIAVLLFTAMGPAALLVVLPVGLGSIVLFVWIGLKLMLAPAAIVVERTGVYDGLLRSWQLTRNNWWRIFGITLVVAIMVGIIAQIVQIPASLAATAIGGVVSPHPDQETVASTMVVTTVISSAIGALVGSVTFAFQASVLALLYMDLRMRRDGLDVELMRLMETGADPDGIPGAPSAQPGSTGQPPGGGHFPYTPPGQRPPA, encoded by the coding sequence GTGTCACAACCACAGCACGGCCAGGACGGGGTGCCAGGCAACCAGCCCGCCTGGGGCAACCAGCCGCCGCCAGGCAACCAGCCCGCCTGGGGCAACCAGCCCGCTTGGGGCAACCAGCCACAATGGGGCGGCCCTCCGACGTGGGCGGCTCCGCAGGCCGGTGGACAAGGCCAGCCGGGCCAGCCGACACCAGGCTGGCCGCCCGGAGCTCCTTATGGTCAGCCCGTTTACGTTGCTCCCCCGAAACCCGGTGTCATTCCACTGCGACCGTTGCAGTTCGGCGAGATCCTCGATGGCTCCTTCCAAACGATCCGACGCAATGCTGCGGCGATGTTTGGCTCGGCGCTGATCGTGCAGGCCATTGGGGCCGTACTGGCCGGGGCGGTCACGGTGGGGATGGTTCAGATGACCTCATCCCTTGAGACCGTCAACTCCGAGGAGGAGTTCCTCGAAGCGATGGGCCCGGTCTTTGCCGTGATGGCAGGAGCCCTGGGTATCTCGGTACTGATTGGTTTCCTGGGCTCGGTCCTCCAGGGTGTTTTGGTGGTCCCGGTGGCGAGGTCGGTCCTCAATCGAAGGACAGGCTTCAAGCAGATGTGGGTGCTTGCCGGCCGGAGGATCTGGCCGCTTCTTGGCGTTGCCGCGTTGCTGACCGTGGGCGGGCTGCTCGCTGTTGCTGCCGTGGCGGGGATCGCGGTGCTGCTGTTTACGGCGATGGGACCGGCGGCCTTGCTGGTTGTCCTGCCTGTGGGGCTGGGTTCCATCGTCCTTTTTGTTTGGATTGGCCTGAAGCTGATGCTCGCCCCGGCGGCCATCGTCGTGGAACGTACAGGCGTCTACGACGGGCTCCTGCGGTCCTGGCAGCTGACCAGGAACAACTGGTGGCGTATTTTCGGGATCACCCTCGTCGTGGCGATCATGGTCGGAATCATTGCCCAGATCGTGCAGATTCCGGCTTCCCTGGCCGCCACCGCCATCGGAGGGGTGGTTTCGCCCCACCCCGACCAGGAAACAGTTGCCTCCACCATGGTGGTCACTACGGTGATTTCCTCCGCAATCGGGGCTTTGGTGGGGTCGGTGACCTTCGCCTTCCAAGCGTCGGTCCTGGCATTGCTGTACATGGACCTCCGCATGCGTCGGGATGGACTGGATGTCGAGCTGATGCGGTTGATGGAGACCGGCGCTGACCCGGACGGCATCCCGGGCGCTCCGTCGGCCCAGCCCGGCAGTACCGGCCAGCCGCCGGGCGGTGGACACTTTCCTTACACCCCGCCCGGTCAGCGTCCACCCGCATGA
- a CDS encoding DUF4129 domain-containing protein yields the protein MRLNGWDVLVALEPPVVPDRDEARRWAAEELAKTQYPDARPGWVDQMWRDFLDWLSSFDGELSGPGPDLAVPTILALAVAVIIVAIFVVRPRLNARRKAADTDIYGDDHSMDADGYRRRAATAADDGDWPAAVVDLFRALVRSAEERDVIDVRAGRTADEAAAQLGSVFGAAQSRLDAAARVFDAVRYGEAGATKADYGSLRELDADVLAMKPDYAGQATAGFAVPR from the coding sequence ATGAGGCTTAACGGCTGGGACGTACTTGTGGCCTTGGAGCCACCTGTGGTTCCGGATCGCGACGAAGCGCGCCGATGGGCCGCCGAAGAACTCGCCAAAACCCAGTACCCGGACGCCCGCCCCGGTTGGGTGGACCAGATGTGGCGGGATTTTCTGGACTGGCTCTCATCCTTTGATGGGGAGTTGTCCGGTCCGGGACCCGACCTTGCCGTGCCCACGATCCTCGCCTTGGCCGTAGCAGTCATTATCGTGGCCATCTTCGTGGTCCGGCCGAGGTTGAATGCACGGCGGAAAGCGGCGGACACGGACATCTACGGCGACGACCACAGCATGGACGCGGACGGGTACCGGAGGCGCGCCGCAACTGCGGCCGACGACGGCGACTGGCCGGCCGCCGTCGTCGACCTGTTCCGTGCCCTGGTCAGGTCCGCCGAAGAGCGGGACGTGATCGATGTCCGGGCCGGCAGGACCGCAGATGAAGCTGCAGCCCAGTTGGGAAGTGTTTTTGGCGCTGCACAAAGCCGGCTGGATGCTGCGGCCCGCGTGTTCGACGCGGTGCGCTATGGCGAAGCGGGCGCGACGAAAGCCGATTATGGTTCGCTGCGGGAGTTGGACGCCGATGTCCTTGCAATGAAGCCCGACTATGCAGGGCAGGCCACTGCCGGCTTCGCGGTGCCACGATGA
- a CDS encoding NADPH-dependent F420 reductase: MKIAVLGTGMVGHALAGKLVTLGHEVTMGSREAGNPKGTEWAAQAGAGASAGSFAEACAQSSLIINATPGTVSLSVLAEAGDATMDGKILLDVSNPLDSSKGFPPPLSVCNTDSIAETIQRAHPGVRVVKSLNTVTAPVMVDPGRLPGPHDIFMAGDDADAKAVVSGLLQEFGWTPPHIRDLGGLDAARAMEMWLPLWLRIFMQQPQGKMFNIGIVSE; encoded by the coding sequence ATGAAAATCGCTGTGCTGGGTACGGGAATGGTAGGGCACGCGCTCGCCGGAAAACTGGTTACCTTGGGCCATGAAGTCACCATGGGTTCCCGTGAAGCCGGCAACCCCAAGGGCACGGAATGGGCCGCCCAAGCCGGTGCCGGGGCCAGCGCTGGCTCGTTCGCGGAAGCCTGCGCGCAGTCCAGCCTGATCATCAACGCCACACCAGGTACCGTCAGCCTGTCAGTCCTGGCCGAGGCGGGGGATGCCACCATGGATGGCAAGATCCTGCTGGACGTCTCCAACCCGTTGGATTCATCAAAGGGGTTCCCTCCCCCGCTTTCGGTCTGCAATACGGACAGCATCGCCGAAACCATCCAAAGGGCCCACCCCGGAGTCCGTGTCGTGAAGTCGCTGAACACCGTCACCGCACCGGTCATGGTGGACCCTGGCCGGCTCCCGGGCCCCCACGACATCTTCATGGCCGGTGACGACGCAGACGCCAAAGCTGTGGTTTCCGGCCTGCTCCAGGAATTCGGTTGGACTCCCCCGCACATCCGGGACCTGGGCGGCCTGGACGCCGCACGCGCAATGGAGATGTGGCTCCCCCTCTGGTTGCGTATTTTCATGCAGCAGCCCCAAGGAAAGATGTTCAACATCGGCATCGTCTCCGAATAG
- the mtrA gene encoding MtrAB system response regulator MtrA, whose product MKARILVVDDDEALAEMIGIVLRNDGFEPVFCADGGQALEIFRSSKPDLVLLDLMLPGSDGIEVCRQIRGESDVPIVMLTAKSDTSDVVRGLESGADDYVPKPFKPAELVARVRARLRPGEQKAPETLRIADVTIDVAGHLVTRGGERISLTPLEFDLLVALARKPWQVFTRELLLEQVWGYRHAADTRLVNVHVQRLRSKIERDPEAPEVVLTVRGVGYKAGS is encoded by the coding sequence ATGAAGGCACGCATTCTGGTAGTGGACGACGACGAAGCACTCGCGGAGATGATTGGCATCGTCTTGCGCAACGACGGCTTCGAGCCCGTTTTCTGCGCAGATGGCGGACAGGCCTTGGAGATCTTCCGTTCCTCGAAGCCCGATCTCGTTCTCCTGGACCTCATGCTCCCCGGTTCGGACGGCATCGAAGTGTGCCGCCAGATCCGCGGTGAGTCGGACGTTCCGATCGTCATGCTCACGGCGAAGTCCGATACGTCGGATGTGGTCCGGGGCCTCGAATCCGGTGCCGACGACTACGTGCCCAAGCCCTTCAAGCCCGCCGAACTGGTGGCGCGTGTTCGTGCGCGCCTGCGTCCGGGCGAACAGAAGGCCCCCGAAACACTGCGTATCGCGGACGTAACCATCGACGTCGCCGGTCACTTGGTGACCCGTGGCGGGGAGCGCATTTCGCTGACGCCCCTCGAATTCGACCTCCTTGTGGCCTTGGCCCGGAAGCCGTGGCAGGTCTTTACCCGCGAGCTCCTCCTCGAGCAGGTGTGGGGATACAGGCACGCCGCGGACACGCGGCTGGTCAACGTCCATGTCCAGCGTTTGCGCTCAAAGATTGAACGCGACCCGGAAGCGCCAGAAGTTGTCTTGACGGTGCGTGGTGTCGGATATAAAGCAGGTTCCTGA
- the mtrB gene encoding MtrAB system histidine kinase MtrB produces the protein MVSDIKQVPESAAGEAGTAKGDAAPEVSGTAGVEDPTSATSATPEPPESSPEQSPRQVRNLSWFLTRGRIWTRRALILVLRVSRLVSTGIRHIRPGLRFLWRSLLRRWRRSLEFRTVLTTLLLAVTSFAIVGAYLSNQIANNLFQERLAQAESESRYNVKQVQDTFDGAQVTDQSSVITLVYDTLTAVEGRGSVIQRRYVFEAKPEQTKPRNRWVESRASDQLTVRVIPPELRKAVQEGGKQQFWASTQFPVGNEDRPGIAVGNLVTFNGTAYELYLIYDLNSAQQTLNEIQNVLWAGGAALVLMIGAIAWYVTRNVVSPVSHAAVVSEKLAAGQLQERMVVKGEDEVARLGASFNHMAASLQEQITQLATLSQMQQRFVSDVSHELRTPLTTVRMAAEVLFDARDEFDPMNKRSAELLYHQVERFQSLLSDLLEISRFDAGAAVLDAEPQDILQVISHVIDGAAPVAEEYGSEVRLSARQKSIVVEMDSRRIDRILRNLLLNALEHGEGRPIHISVAANHDAVAVSVRDHGIGMSQAEAARVFDRFWRADPARARTTGGSGLGLSIAAEDTKLHNGWLQAWGRKGSGSNFRLTLPLRQGGTIVKSPLLLEPADFEFPGSPSERHMLVLGTGSAGNPVQPGPDAGRSPQTGDGTGEAP, from the coding sequence GTGGTGTCGGATATAAAGCAGGTTCCTGAGTCCGCGGCCGGCGAGGCCGGCACGGCAAAAGGGGATGCGGCCCCCGAGGTTTCTGGAACGGCCGGCGTCGAAGACCCGACGTCGGCTACTTCGGCTACCCCCGAACCGCCGGAGTCATCCCCGGAGCAGTCCCCGCGTCAGGTACGGAACCTCTCGTGGTTCCTGACCCGTGGCCGGATTTGGACGCGTCGGGCGCTGATCCTGGTCCTTCGGGTGTCGCGGCTGGTTTCCACCGGCATCCGGCATATCCGGCCCGGCCTGCGCTTCCTGTGGAGGTCATTGCTGCGCCGGTGGCGCCGTTCCCTGGAATTCCGGACGGTCCTCACCACCTTGCTCCTTGCAGTGACCTCATTCGCCATCGTTGGCGCGTACCTGTCCAACCAAATCGCCAACAACCTCTTCCAAGAGCGCCTCGCGCAGGCGGAATCCGAGTCGCGCTACAACGTCAAGCAGGTCCAGGACACGTTCGACGGCGCCCAGGTCACCGACCAGTCGAGCGTCATCACCTTGGTTTATGACACCTTGACGGCTGTGGAAGGCCGGGGATCGGTGATCCAACGCCGATACGTCTTTGAAGCTAAACCCGAGCAGACCAAGCCCCGAAACCGGTGGGTCGAGTCGAGGGCCTCGGACCAACTGACCGTTCGGGTCATACCGCCGGAGTTGCGCAAAGCCGTCCAGGAAGGCGGGAAGCAGCAGTTCTGGGCTTCCACGCAGTTCCCGGTGGGCAACGAGGACCGACCCGGTATCGCCGTCGGAAACCTGGTGACGTTCAACGGCACGGCCTATGAGCTGTACCTGATCTACGACCTCAATTCGGCCCAACAAACCCTGAATGAGATCCAGAATGTCCTCTGGGCCGGTGGTGCCGCCCTGGTCCTCATGATTGGTGCCATTGCCTGGTACGTCACCCGAAATGTGGTCAGTCCCGTGAGCCACGCGGCAGTAGTCTCGGAAAAGCTGGCGGCCGGACAGCTCCAGGAACGCATGGTGGTCAAGGGCGAAGACGAGGTTGCAAGGTTGGGCGCCTCGTTCAACCACATGGCTGCAAGCCTCCAGGAACAGATCACCCAGTTGGCAACGCTGTCCCAGATGCAGCAGCGCTTCGTCTCCGATGTCTCCCACGAGCTCCGCACCCCACTGACGACGGTGCGGATGGCCGCGGAGGTGCTCTTCGACGCCCGTGACGAGTTCGACCCCATGAACAAAAGGTCGGCGGAGCTGCTTTATCACCAGGTTGAGCGCTTCCAGTCATTGCTTTCGGACCTGCTTGAGATTTCCCGGTTCGACGCCGGCGCCGCTGTCCTCGACGCCGAACCGCAGGACATTTTGCAGGTTATTTCCCACGTCATAGACGGCGCGGCGCCCGTGGCCGAGGAATACGGTTCGGAAGTACGGCTGAGCGCCCGCCAGAAGAGCATTGTGGTGGAAATGGACTCCCGGAGAATCGACCGGATCCTCCGTAACCTGCTGCTCAACGCACTCGAACATGGTGAAGGCAGGCCCATCCATATTTCAGTGGCAGCCAACCACGATGCTGTGGCCGTGTCCGTCAGGGATCACGGCATCGGCATGAGCCAGGCCGAGGCAGCCAGGGTTTTCGACCGCTTTTGGCGGGCGGATCCTGCCCGCGCCCGAACCACGGGAGGAAGCGGCCTTGGTCTGTCGATCGCTGCCGAGGACACCAAGCTGCACAACGGATGGCTGCAGGCTTGGGGCCGCAAGGGTTCGGGGTCCAATTTCCGCCTGACACTGCCGCTGCGCCAGGGCGGCACCATCGTGAAGTCGCCGTTGCTTCTGGAGCCCGCTGACTTCGAATTCCCCGGATCGCCAAGCGAACGCCACATGCTGGTGCTTGGTACAGGATCCGCGGGCAATCCCGTGCAGCCGGGTCCGGATGCCGGACGGAGTCCGCAAACAGGTGACGGAACAGGAGAGGCACCGTGA
- a CDS encoding AAA family ATPase: MSSQPNSYTDTNSQHTGGAAPQQAPERPAGEDPARQSLLNVRAEVGKAVVGQDATVTGMLIALLCGGHVLLEGVPGVAKTLLVRALSTALSLDTKRVQFTPDLMPGDVTGSLVYDSHSSEFTFREGPVFTNIMLADEINRTPPKTQASLLEAMEERQVSVDGVSRPLPAPFIVAATQNPVEYEGTYPLPEAQLDRFLLKLTMPLPGRAEEIEVIRRHAGGFDPRNLAAAGVRPVAGAVELSAAQAAVAQVTVAPEILAYIVDVVRATRSAPSFQLGVSPRGATALLNTSKAWAWLSGRSFVTPDDVKALSLPCLRHRVGLRPEAQMDGIQVDEVLGSILASVPVPR, encoded by the coding sequence ATGAGCAGCCAGCCGAACAGCTACACGGACACCAACAGCCAACACACAGGCGGTGCCGCACCACAGCAGGCACCGGAACGCCCTGCCGGGGAAGACCCTGCACGGCAGTCGCTGCTCAACGTCCGGGCGGAAGTGGGCAAGGCTGTCGTCGGCCAGGATGCCACAGTGACGGGTATGCTGATCGCCCTGCTTTGCGGCGGCCACGTGCTCCTGGAGGGTGTGCCCGGTGTGGCGAAGACACTCCTGGTGCGGGCGTTGTCCACGGCGCTCAGTCTCGACACCAAGCGCGTGCAATTCACCCCGGACCTGATGCCGGGCGATGTGACGGGTTCCCTGGTGTACGACTCCCACTCGTCCGAATTCACTTTCCGCGAAGGCCCTGTCTTCACGAACATCATGCTCGCGGATGAGATCAACCGGACGCCACCCAAGACCCAGGCTTCGCTGCTCGAAGCAATGGAGGAGCGCCAGGTCTCGGTCGATGGGGTGTCCCGTCCCTTGCCGGCGCCTTTTATCGTGGCGGCCACGCAGAATCCTGTGGAGTACGAGGGCACCTATCCGTTGCCGGAGGCCCAGCTCGACCGTTTCCTGCTCAAACTGACCATGCCATTGCCCGGAAGGGCCGAGGAGATTGAGGTCATCCGACGCCACGCCGGCGGCTTTGATCCACGCAACCTAGCCGCAGCTGGCGTACGGCCGGTGGCTGGCGCCGTCGAGCTATCCGCCGCCCAGGCGGCAGTAGCGCAGGTGACTGTTGCTCCCGAAATTCTTGCGTACATCGTGGACGTGGTGCGGGCCACGAGGTCCGCCCCGTCCTTCCAGCTCGGCGTCTCGCCCAGGGGTGCCACCGCATTGCTCAACACGTCCAAAGCGTGGGCGTGGCTATCGGGCAGGTCCTTCGTGACCCCGGACGATGTCAAAGCGTTGTCCTTGCCCTGCCTGAGGCACAGGGTGGGCCTGCGGCCGGAAGCCCAGATGGATGGCATCCAGGTGGATGAGGTCCTGGGCAGCATCCTGGCGTCCGTCCCGGTGCCGCGATGA